One Helianthus annuus cultivar XRQ/B chromosome 7, HanXRQr2.0-SUNRISE, whole genome shotgun sequence genomic region harbors:
- the LOC110867015 gene encoding uncharacterized protein LOC110867015 — protein sequence MEKLVLALIHASRRLRRYFANHVIHVLTNYNIGNILARPEISGRLAKWAIELGGHSVVFRPRPSIKGQVLADFMTEVPDDKDRECKAMEKAEKKQVEEPWLLYTDGASNEDGVGAGLRLVSPDKHEFTYAIRLDFKSTNNEAEYEAFLAGLRLAIKMGVRHIEAHVDSMLVAGQINGQYEAKGDVMALYLSQAKTLLQTFYSYKVHHINKSENKPADTLSKLASTSFQHLAKDVRIEVLSNPSVPLREVSVIQTGTTSWVTPIIMYLQSGILPENKVEARKIQYKAEHNQMADGILDRRSYLGPLLRCVDSEDANYLIREVHEGICGIHAGPRMVVAKVMNAWYYWPGMHLDAVKELRKCSGCQRHAPKTMRPKNELVPVTTAWPFQQLGIDMVGPFPEAPGAVKFIIVAVDYFTKWVEAKALASTTSTVVKRFIWEQIICRFGLPLRIITDNGTNFAADDLERWFKELHIEHTFSSVAHP from the coding sequence ATGGAGAAACTAGTCCTCGCGCTGATTCATGCTTCAAGACGGCTGCGCAGGTACTTCGCCAACCACGTCATCCATGTGCTAACAAATTACAACATTGGCAACATCCTCGCAAGGCCAGAAATATCAGGAAGACTAGCCAAATGGGCGATAGAACTGGGAGGTCACAGCGTGGTTTTCAGACCACGACCATCAATCAAAGGCCAAGTCTTGGCAGACTTTATGACGGAAGTTCCAGATGACAAAGATCGAGAATGTAAAGCAATGGAAAAAGCTGAGAAAAAGCAAGTAGAAGAGCCATGGTTGTTATACACAGACGGCGCGTCTAACGAAGACGGAGTAGGTGCAGGGCTTAGGCTGGTAAGCCCCGACAAACATGAATTCACATATGCCATACGCCTGGATTTTAAAAGCACGAACAATGAAGCCGAGTATGAAGCTTTCCTGGCTGGCTTACGGTTGGCGATCAAAATGGGGGTCCGACACATCGAAGCGCATGTGGACTCCATGCTAGTAGCGGGGCAAATCAACGGCCAATACGAAGCCAAGGGAGATGTAATGGCACTCTATCTCAGCCAAGCAAAAACGTTGCTACAAACCTTCTACTCctacaaggtgcaccacataaaCAAAAGCGAGAACAAGCCAGCAGACACGCTGAGTAAACTCGCATCAACAAGTTTTCAACACCTAGCAAAGGATGTGCGCATAGAAGTATTGAGCAACCCATCTGTTCCACTCAGAGAAGTAAGCGTCATCCAGACAGGGACAACTTCTTGGGTGACCCCAATAATCATGTACCTTCAATCTGGGATTCTCCCGGAAAACAAAGTAGAAGCAAGAAAAATCCAATACAAGGCCGAGCACAATCAGATGGCCGATGGAATTTTAGACAGGAGGTCATACCTAGGCCCGTTGCTAAGATGCGTAGACTCCGAAGATGCAAACTACTTAATCCGGGAAGTTCATGAAGGAATTTGTGGTATTCATGCCGGGCCTCGAATGGTGGTGGCAAAAGTGATGAACGCCTggtactactggcccgggatgcattTAGACGCTGTAAAAGAGTTGCGGAAGTGCAGTGGATGCCAGAGACATGCGCCTAAGACCATGCGCCCCAAAAATGAACTAGTAccagtcacaaccgcatggccctttcaacaATTGGGCATAGACATGGTAGGTCCTTTCCCGGAAGCACCAGGGGCGGTCAAATTCATAATAGTCGCAGTCGactatttcaccaagtgggtagaGGCGAAAGCACTTGCATCAACCACATCAACAGTCGTCAAGCgattcatatgggaacaaatcatatgccgtTTTGGCCTACCTCTCAGAATCATCACCGATAACGGAACTAACTTCGCAGCAGACGacctcgaacgatggttcaaagaactACACATCGAACACACCTTCTCTTCGGTTGCGCACCCGTAA